The Entelurus aequoreus isolate RoL-2023_Sb linkage group LG03, RoL_Eaeq_v1.1, whole genome shotgun sequence genome contains the following window.
TTAGacggtaaaatctacggttgttgtttttaacggtgtattactgtaaatggaaagaccgtacatttgtttttacggtaagaaaaagttgccagaataaaacaagaacttgtaatatttttccattaacaatataatgttgtaaaaaccaatgtaaattcaacacaaaaattctgtcaactaagctgccagctttttctgtaaacccccccccccccccccccccaaaaaaaacagtggtactgtttttccatttactgtaaaatgtttaaaaaaaatttaaaacactatattttacagtaaaatgtataggtaaagtttttactgtaaaatcgacagtctacttaaaacaatttatataataatGAAATCCGGAGGCAAATTCACATATTATTTgcggttacaagtggccctctgatggcagcataactgtgatgtggccctcaatgaaaacgagtttgacatccctgttctaAATGGACTGTGAAGCCACAAATACTAGTCAAACCAGTCATTTCATCATTTGACATGAGGAAACAGTTACTAAAGCAGATCATCTCTTTGTTCCACGTGAGCTCTTGGCTCTGCTTGCTGATGTGTAACTATGATGCATCATGGTGGGCGTAATAATCATGAGGAGGAAGTGATGATTCAGCACCAGCAGCAGTGGAGAAGAATTTAATGAGGTCAGCAGAGGCGAGGGAAATGAAACCCCCCCCAAAGCTCGCTCATTTCTTTCTACTGCTTGTCAGGAAAACAAGTATTCATAGTGTGAGGATGGAGTATTTATACACAACAGTAGGCCTCAacatatacaaaaccagtgaagttggcacgttgtataaatcgtaaataaaaatagaatacaatgatttgcaaatccttttcaacttatattcaattgaatagactgcaaagatatgatatttaatgttcgaactgggaaactttttttttgttgcaataaatcattaacttagaatttaatggcagcaacatattgcaaacaAGTTAGCATAGGGGTATTTTTTaccaccgtgttacatggcctttccttttaacaacactcagtaaacgtttgggaactaaagagaccaatttttgaagcttttccggtggaattatttcccattcttgcttgatgtacagcttaagttgttcaacagttgtggtattttaggcttcataatgggccacacattttcaatgtgagacaggtctggactacaggcaggccagtctggtacccgcactcttttactacaaagccacactgttggaacacgtgcagaatgtggcttggcattgtcttgctcaaataagcaggggcgtccatgataacattgcttggatggcaacacatgttgctccaaaacctgtatatacccTCAATTTGCACATTAAAATGGGTTCTATAAAAGTGGCCCCCAACCACTGGTCCGTgctgcatttgctaccgggccacacagaaacattaatttataaactaccgcattttctccgacaTTTgcttgtcccactaaacacaacaataagcttgttaatagatgtatattacaactcctttgttattttccatgggacaatgcacattaatgtacatattaaaTTTTTATGTGCCAGATTGTAAAGCACGGGTTCTTAATCTTTTTGACCTCGGGACCCAACTTTTcgactacagaggggcccggagaccactccaatattaacactggattagtaatcttactcttgattttgatcacattcaataattatatttaacctactCACAGTTTACTACCTTGTTAAATGATATAAAAACATGTGCTAATAATAAAGATTATATTATCAATTTAACCTTAGGGCTCAGGTCAGGCTGATATGAAAAATAAGTGCTAACCAAATAAACAATACATctacatacaatatgtattatgttgtgcgaaaataaaataaacaaaattaatgTTTCTTAACttgactgtcaataaaattaaaagtgcaaatgaaaatacaggttCACCACATTAGTCACAATTTTGGCACTTAAAGTAATTTCTCTGACATTAGCGGCAGACTTTTGTTtgtgggacggtgtggcgaagttggtagagtggctgtgccagcaatcggagtgttgctggttactggggttcaattcccaccttctacctttcttgtcacgtccattgtgtccttgggcaagacacttcaccctttgcctctgatggctgctggttagcgccttgcatggcagctcccgccatcagtgtgtgaatgggtaaatgtggaaatagtgtcaaagcgctttgagtaccttgaaggtagaaaagcgctatacaagtataacccatttatcatttatttatattgtcattactgccacaagtggtggaaaagtgtattacaactgagtaccgctgctgcctatacagaccacagctgaaaaacacatTACGTTCTAAGgggcgctcacagccctatggtTCAGACACACTGGTATATAGTGTATGCCATCAACGTGTTGGGGGCCATCTATTCGCTAAATAACACACCCAGGACTCCCACTACTTCAGCATTGTAgtgagttgatttttcatgctcattgtttttgttgctgtttttatctgccacacatgGAAAGCcggtctgtgaaaataatgcatacattaaaccagtCCCTGCTATAACACATAGGCAATAGTGACATAATGAAGCaattatacattattattcatATAGTCTTTGTTACTGCCAGCCCACAacagggcaaccataactgtgatgtggccctctatgaaaataagtttgacacccatgttatCAAGGGTTGGCAATGTGTTAAATGTTGGTGAGTTGTCTGGATAAAAGGTACTTGGTGAGGGATGTAAAGTTAGTTTGAAACACCGTGGCCCAACCCACCTTACTAAGTCCAAGTCTGGAATTACAAAGAGACAAAAAGCAGCTTTCAAATCACTTTTTTAATAAGACAATGACAAGGTCTGTACATGGATCCCACCCGGAACCAAATAAGAGCTGCAGCAAAGACTTGACTGCGTGAAAGGTGGGGTCCCTGATGGAGCTTTGCTGCACATCATGCTACAGATataggcggccatcattgtatgATATCCCGATAATCGAGACAGGTGAAGGACATTCCTTTGGAGAGATGATTTGACCCACTCTGAATTCAAAATGCGTCCCAACAAGCATGTTTCAGAGGCATTTTGTTGAATAATcagcacatttaggtatcaagaCATGACAGTTTAATATACAGCCCATAATAAGGGGATTGAGTGAGGGCTGATGCAATCTTTTCTTTAAGACATGTAACAATTCAGGACATTCCCATTTGCAGCAATGAAGAAACACCCTTCTAGCAAATACTAGTCATCATAGTACTGTGTCATAGTCCATTAAAGAGCCCCTGCCCAAGAATGCTGATAAACTCAGCATTATTAGAAAAATGATATAAAACAGGAACAAAAGAACAGGCAAAGGTGGTGAACTTTAGAACTGATTAATTGAATATTCAAGAAGCAAGCCCTAAAATGTTGAGATAAAGTCTGCTACGCAGGACAAGCTTTTATTTTCAACCAGCAACCCAATCTGCAGATGAATTAACTATTAGGTAAATGCGGTATTAAAAATAAACAAGGGTAATCAATTTGTACGTAACCACTCACCGGAGCGGTTATTTTGTAATATAGTTTTGACCTAAAACAGTCAGCACTCCATCATTAAGATTTGTAGTTGGAGGTTAGCCATGTGAGGCCTTCGTAAAGTCCGTCACCTGTTGTGGCACAGGAGGGTTGAACATACCAATTCCTGTCTCGGATGCGGGTCAATCCCAGCTTCTCCTGGATTTCGTGCGGCTTCATGGCGTCGGGAAGGTCTTGCTTATTGGCGAATATCAAGATGATGGCATCCCTCATCTCCCGGTCATTGATGATGCGGTGGAGTTCCTGCCGCGCCTCGTCGATGCGATCCCGGTCGGCGCAATCCACCACGAAAATCAGCCCCTGCGTCCCAGTGTAGTAGTGTCGCCACAGGGGGCGGATCTTATCCTGCCCGCCGACATCCCACACGTTGAACTTGACGTTTTTATACGTGACCGTCTCCACGTTGAAGCCCACCGTGGGGATGGTGGTGACCGACTGTCCCAGTTTCAGTTTGTACAGGATTGTCGTCTTCCCGGCGGCGTCCAGTCCCAGCATCAGTATTCTCATCTCCTTGTTCCCGAATATCTTAGACAGCATCTTCCCCATGTTCAACTATTGTGCATTAAAATACCTTGCtggtaatgataaaaaaaaaaacagtattctTGGTATTCCTTGAGGTTAATTATAGGCTTATCTGTGAAAGCATGACTGCTAGTGAGAAGGTTAGAACAGCACTCTCATGTTGCTATAGGTCAGGATGCTGCTGCTGCATGGACGGACTATACAAGTAGCACCGTGCGGCCTGTTCACACCATGCCTTGCTACTCTACAAACTGTTGCGGATGTGTGGGCATTCTTAACTCCAAAAGTGCCTAAAAGGGAGTTTGGTGTGTTAAAATGCAGGCAGGTTATCTAACACGACAACAGTCCTCTTTACCTGCTGCGCCCCGGCTCTTTCGGCACTATTGGGTGAGGAAAATCCGCCTTTCTGCGGCCAACCAAAAGCTTTTTTTCCCACCTTCGCGGCAGGAGAAGTCCTCTGTGACTCAGCAACACATGTAGGCAACCATGAAAACTCTCGCCCCCTGTAAGGAGATTAAAGAGGAGTGTCAGACGAGCCAAATTAGCCCATGTCCGTTAATGACGGCTAGCAAGCTAACTAGCTTGTAGCCTAGCGCGCTAGCTAGCAGTTATCGGGAAAAAAAGCAACCGTATCCTGTTACAGAGCAGGCGCTGAACATGAAAAATACTCGCCTCGCCTGACTTCAAATGGAACTCTTGAGTAAAACACAAGCTTGTTTACCTGCGTTCGGCTCTCACTTTTGATCCCCAATAGTAGATTTTCTCCTTTAAGCCGAGCTGGTCGAGGAGGTGTTACACCGGAAAGGTGTGGAGCTGCCTTCACAACCACTTCCTGCCCTCCACTTCATTGAATGCTGCTGGTGCGTTCAATGACGACTACGGAAACGATGCAACTCCCCTCAACTACTTTATCGGTACATCAAAGATGTAACAACGATAAAGCCGAACAGTAATGCGGACGTACAAGAGGCCTCTGGCAGTTAAAGAGGAAACAAATATattcaaatgtatttttgttaaaatTTGGTATTATACCGTTATCTTAAAAACATCTTAAACGTTACATTCGTTTAATCGCAATGTTGTCACATCAGTAAAGCGTAGTAGCGCCATCTTGTGGTTGAAATACGCATTAACATGAACTGCAAACATTTCTGTGGTCAGCCTCGACTAATTTAAAACAGATTAGCAACAACTTCAGCCACATTAGCACCAAGTTATTGTGATTAAatgcaataataaaataacaaaaatactactgctactaataataatgatgcatAATTGTGTGGTTTATTTTGACGCaaagaatgtatatatgtatatatatttatcaacACATCACATTTGTTTTGATAAAGATGCTAATAAAACATAGAAAGCCGTCTGattttatttaatcaacataaaaaacacaatatacacctacagttagtgcaccaacccaaaaaccctcccgttaaaaccagattccgaactaacaaaggtcttaactcattctctttctatgccacatcaatgtggaatgcgctcccaacaggtattaaagaaagggcatctctatcctccttcaaaaccgcaataaaagttcacctccaggcagctacaaccctaaaccaacaccctccccggattgttaataatcaaatgtaaacaatcaaatgtagatactttttcttatgccttctgatctctctctctctatgtccactacttgctgtgcatatcctaccaagtcagaactacactgttccaatatccatttctctgttctcaattgttgatgtctgatgataacaaccaaaccttaacccacccccacccctccacaccccggattgtaaataattcaatgtgattatcttgtgtgattactgtattatgatgatagtatatatctgatagtatatatctgtatcatgaatcaatttaagtggacccagcAACCcaatcgacttaaacaagttgaaaaacttattcgggtgttaccatttagtggtcaattgtacggaatacttcactgtgcaatctactaataaaagtctcaatcaatcaatcaaacccctATCTACGCTCATTCtcactcattcattcacacaaaagggttgtctaccatgaattgattaacgtgccccgacttaaacaagttgaaaaacttattcgggtgttactatttagtggtcaattgtacggaatatgtacagtactgtgcaatctactgatcaatcaatcaatcagtttccttctattattaatattctggttgctACAATAGTTATCAATGCAGTGTGCAAGGGGTCTGTGAAGCACACAGGatggtgtgtgctgctggtccactaatagtgctaacctttaacaatttatttgactaattttcattaattacacatttctatgtaactttttttaaaatttcattttaagtttattttctgttcaagaaaagtttttttttttataaaggacatcttcaccagaccaggttgtcattgaaattagattgtttaaagggttcttaaaaccaagtccagtccagattatgtccaggtcgggctcagccaTTGTTAAATCTAATAATAAACTATGTCTGACATCAACTAAATTGACCACATGCATGAGCTTTAATGTTGACAACCATATCAAAGCCTGAGTAAAGTAGAATGCATTTGAATTTGAAACCGTTGGGAATgctgtgtttttgttttgcatCAATCTTGAAACGTATGTTTTAGTAACATTTGccacacatttatttacattgtatTGTGAAAAATCAGTATCATAGGATGTATTTACATTGGATTTTTAATTGTACATTTAATGCAGATTGTTGCCACACACGGCTGTATTTTGCTTACTTTTAACGTGGAATGGAATATTTTTCTGACTATCTTTTTGGTTCTTGGTTCAGTGCTTAAGTACGGATATAGTATCTGGTAATTATAGTTTTTATGAAAGCAATTAGTACGTGTTGTGATGCTGGGATTTATTGCTCTTATAAGAGCAATAAATCCCAGAAGATGAGAAGGTATACCTTCTCATCTTCTGGTGTTTACGTGCACTAATCTGTTTATGTGTAAATATTACGTGATTGACTAGTACACGACCACTGCACTAACTACTGTACTATTAGTGTACTAATGTACTACATCCTTTATGTGAACTCGTAAAACTATACCTCGTTCGTGTGAGTCCCTGTCACGTATGGAGAGGACGCGCCCACATTAGTGACGTCATGGGAAGTAATCCGCCAGAATGTAGGGGAAGGCGATACTGTAAATGTTGGTGTCGATGCAAAACCAAGTCAAACACAGTGTCAGAATTGCCGATACTGATACTTTTTAGTGGCTCATTTTCAAGATCATAGAACATACTAAAAGACAGAAGCATTTAAAGGAAAACAAAATTACACAATCCTTTTggtgaaaaatatataaataccacAATGAGATAATTAAACATCAATTTATGTGTCTCCATTATAACAAtttcagatttgttttaaatgtcagtattttatcAATATTTCAAGAACGTGATTTTTAATATATACGATTAAAACGTAATAACCCCCCCAAATTCAGTATGTCATAAAATTGCAAACattgtcaaaataaaataactaaacatgTTTTGATCCTTTTTCTTCTGTCTGAATTGCATTGTATTCTTTTTATTGAGATTTCCCTGCATGTGTTGATGTATAATACCAACAAAATCATATAGGCATTAcccttttccttttttattacatacaattattcggGCTAAATCCAGTCTATAATTCATATgtaaacaatcacaaaaaaatactaTTGTATCTTTTGGCTCCTGAGGTCCTTATCTACACTTATATACGTTATTTATATACTTACTGAGTTTTTAAacaatatatgtaaataacaatgaGACCAGTCAAATGAGTATGTTTCTgaaaaaatcaaacatttgatttATTAATCACAGCAAATTACTTGCTTGCACAAtttaaattagctttaaaaaacaatattttgacacaaatgcaattttattatcCTTTCTTAAcaaaatattttactttaataAGCGTCATTTATTTGCTTCAGTTTCAGCT
Protein-coding sequences here:
- the arf6b gene encoding ADP-ribosylation factor 6b; the protein is MGKMLSKIFGNKEMRILMLGLDAAGKTTILYKLKLGQSVTTIPTVGFNVETVTYKNVKFNVWDVGGQDKIRPLWRHYYTGTQGLIFVVDCADRDRIDEARQELHRIINDREMRDAIILIFANKQDLPDAMKPHEIQEKLGLTRIRDRNWYVQPSCATTGDGLYEGLTWLTSNYKS